The proteins below are encoded in one region of Anaerosporomusa subterranea:
- the csaB gene encoding polysaccharide pyruvyl transferase CsaB codes for MSKIVISGYYGFGNAGDEAMLAAMIGSFRRLEPTAEFTVLSGNPAETESRHGVKAVYRMNALDILRAIAGCNLLVSGGGSLLQTVTSERSLYYYLSVMLMGKTFGKPVMIYAQGVGPVRGAAARNAVRCIGNKLDLITVRDEGSLLELKSIGVSQPPVYVTADPVLSLPPSDGAFGRKVLRQYGLDQGGPVIGLSVREWKDMAHYKKVFAGVADQLAAKGAQLVFIPMQKPDVEAATRIVAYMRQPAVVLTEEYRTDELLSLMGNLDMLIGIRLHALIFAAVMNVPLIGVSYDPKIERFLESIGQSAVGTLNDITVNGLLNQVQTVLSQASDERRPHDQVKELRQQAFRSAELAVGLMLRKAKHKL; via the coding sequence ATGAGTAAGATTGTCATTTCGGGTTATTACGGCTTTGGCAATGCTGGTGACGAGGCTATGCTGGCAGCGATGATCGGCTCTTTCCGCCGTTTGGAGCCAACTGCCGAGTTTACCGTCCTGTCCGGTAATCCGGCGGAAACAGAGTCCCGGCACGGTGTCAAGGCAGTGTACCGAATGAACGCTCTGGATATTTTGCGAGCAATCGCAGGCTGCAATTTATTAGTCAGCGGTGGTGGCAGTCTGCTGCAGACGGTCACCAGTGAACGTAGTTTGTACTACTATTTGAGTGTTATGCTGATGGGCAAAACCTTCGGCAAGCCGGTCATGATCTATGCACAAGGGGTTGGCCCGGTACGAGGCGCAGCTGCTCGCAACGCGGTGCGCTGTATTGGTAATAAACTGGATCTGATTACAGTGAGGGATGAGGGCTCACTGCTTGAACTCAAGTCGATCGGCGTTTCTCAGCCGCCCGTCTATGTCACCGCTGATCCGGTATTGTCATTGCCACCGTCTGATGGCGCTTTCGGGCGCAAGGTGCTGCGACAGTACGGCCTGGATCAGGGAGGACCGGTGATTGGTCTCTCGGTGCGGGAATGGAAGGACATGGCCCATTATAAGAAGGTGTTTGCTGGGGTGGCTGATCAGTTGGCTGCTAAAGGCGCTCAGCTAGTCTTTATTCCGATGCAAAAGCCGGATGTTGAGGCTGCGACGCGTATCGTTGCCTATATGCGGCAACCGGCAGTGGTGCTAACTGAAGAATATCGAACTGATGAGTTGTTATCTTTAATGGGGAATCTGGATATGCTAATAGGGATTCGCCTACACGCGCTGATCTTCGCGGCTGTCATGAATGTACCGTTGATTGGCGTGTCCTATGATCCGAAAATCGAGCGGTTTCTGGAAAGTATCGGTCAAAGCGCTGTCGGCACTCTCAATGATATTACAGTTAACGGCCTGCTAAACCAGGTGCAAACCGTATTGTCCCAAGCAAGCGATGAGCGTCGCCCGCACGATCAAGTTAAAGAATTGCGCCAGCAGGCGTTTAGAAGTGCGGAGCTGGCGGTTGGGCTAATGCTGAGAAAAGCGAAACATAAACTGTAG
- the prfB gene encoding peptide chain release factor 2 (programmed frameshift), which yields MLLDDLKRDIDELAKKLDEVSVSLDLAHKNEQIEYLENKIQAPGFWDDPEAAQKVMQELTGLKGSIEDFERMRHRHEDVYTLWQLGMDEQDDSVYADVSEGLKALQTEVEHMELALLLSGEYDANNAIITLHAGAGGTEAQDWAQMLLRMYVRWAERSGYKVETLDLLPGDEAGVKSATLMISGRNAYGYLKAEKGVHRLVRISPFDSSARRHTSFAALDVMPEIDDNVEIVINPVDLKVDTYRASGAGGQHINKTDSAVRMTHLPTGVIVQCQSERSQIQNREQCMRLLRAKLFELELQKQQDKKDEIGGEYHAIEWGSQIRSYVFHPYSLVKDHRTGFEIGNTQLVMDGGLDGFIEAYLRHISRKDNE from the exons GTGTTATTAGATGACTTAAAACGAGATATTGACGAGTTGGCCAAGAAGCTTGATGAAGTGAGTGTTTCCCTT GACCTCGCTCACAAAAATGAGCAGATAGAATATCTTGAAAATAAAATTCAGGCGCCAGGTTTCTGGGATGATCCCGAGGCGGCGCAGAAGGTTATGCAGGAGCTTACTGGTCTGAAGGGCAGTATCGAGGATTTTGAGCGGATGCGGCATCGTCATGAAGATGTCTATACTCTGTGGCAGTTGGGCATGGATGAGCAGGATGATAGTGTTTATGCTGATGTAAGCGAGGGCTTGAAAGCACTGCAGACAGAGGTTGAACACATGGAGCTGGCGCTGCTGCTGTCAGGCGAGTATGATGCGAATAACGCGATTATTACATTACATGCAGGCGCTGGCGGCACCGAGGCACAGGATTGGGCCCAGATGCTGCTACGGATGTATGTGCGCTGGGCTGAACGCAGCGGCTATAAAGTGGAGACACTGGATCTTCTGCCTGGCGATGAGGCTGGAGTTAAGAGCGCCACGCTCATGATCTCTGGCCGCAACGCTTATGGTTATTTAAAAGCCGAAAAGGGTGTTCACCGGCTGGTGCGGATTTCGCCGTTTGATTCCTCGGCTCGCCGTCATACGTCGTTTGCGGCACTTGATGTCATGCCAGAGATTGACGACAATGTCGAAATTGTTATCAACCCGGTCGACTTAAAAGTCGATACTTACCGGGCGAGCGGCGCAGGCGGTCAGCATATCAACAAAACCGATTCGGCTGTTCGTATGACCCATTTGCCCACCGGAGTCATTGTGCAATGCCAGAGTGAACGCTCGCAGATCCAAAACCGAGAGCAGTGTATGCGGCTACTGCGGGCAAAGCTGTTTGAACTTGAATTGCAGAAGCAGCAGGACAAGAAAGATGAAATTGGTGGCGAGTACCATGCGATTGAATGGGGCAGCCAAATTCGCTCTTATGTGTTTCACCCCTACAGCTTAGTCAAAGACCATCGCACAGGATTTGAAATTGGTAATACACAGTTGGTCATGGACGGCGGGCTGGATGGGTTTATCGAAGCGTATTTGAGGCATATTAGCCGCAAGGATAACGAATAA
- the ftsE gene encoding cell division ATP-binding protein FtsE: MIKMVNVSKIYGAGSVALSNISIEIPKGEFVFVVGPSGAGKSTFIKLITREEEPTSGQIIVNGRNLNTMKPQEVPYYRRGLGIVFQDYRLLPNKTVAENAAFAMEVIEAPRREIQRRVTHVLDLVGLRQKATRYPNELSGGEQQRVAIARAIVNNPMVVIADEPTGNLDPDTSWEIMKIFDHINKAGTTIVMATHDKTVVDSMRRRVVAIEKSRIARDQLKGVYGYED, from the coding sequence ATGATAAAAATGGTCAATGTCTCTAAGATTTACGGCGCCGGTTCGGTTGCTCTTTCAAATATTAGTATTGAAATCCCCAAGGGTGAATTTGTCTTTGTTGTTGGTCCAAGCGGGGCCGGCAAGTCAACTTTTATCAAACTAATTACTCGCGAGGAAGAGCCGACTAGCGGTCAAATTATTGTAAATGGGCGGAATCTGAACACGATGAAGCCTCAGGAAGTCCCCTATTATCGCCGCGGATTAGGTATTGTCTTTCAGGATTACCGATTGTTGCCCAATAAGACGGTGGCGGAAAACGCTGCTTTTGCTATGGAGGTCATTGAAGCGCCGCGTCGGGAAATCCAGCGGCGGGTGACTCATGTGCTCGATTTGGTGGGCTTACGCCAAAAGGCGACTCGTTATCCCAACGAGCTGAGCGGCGGTGAGCAGCAACGGGTGGCGATTGCGCGCGCGATTGTCAATAATCCGATGGTCGTTATCGCCGACGAGCCAACTGGTAACCTTGATCCAGACACCTCGTGGGAAATCATGAAAATTTTTGACCATATTAACAAAGCCGGGACGACCATCGTCATGGCAACACATGACAAGACGGTTGTCGATTCGATGCGCCGCCGGGTGGTGGCGATAGAAAAAAGCCGTATCGCCCGCGATCAATTGAAAGGGGTATACGGCTATGAAGATTAG
- a CDS encoding DUF2993 domain-containing protein — translation MSKRLFLILFAAVGIVLAGLALFLPQIVSQAVAQGMRGVLHSNQVTAQVEKSPSFLLLDGQFDRVRLTAKDAKPDKISFSDMQADLSGVKVDMAELVSSRRVVLREVKEASLTASVAQDEMARYLNQTVKGVKNAKVTVQAGKVQVAGTFGIGQIAQMTVTLEGRVVADGQKIKMVTEKILLNNSQVGSLGGSLLSDIQLVDVKSLPFGVTVRDIVADQGKITIFADNKKL, via the coding sequence ATGAGCAAACGGCTATTTTTGATACTGTTCGCTGCGGTAGGTATCGTGCTGGCCGGGCTTGCTTTATTTTTACCGCAGATTGTTTCCCAAGCGGTGGCGCAAGGAATGAGAGGGGTGCTCCACAGCAATCAGGTCACTGCCCAGGTGGAGAAAAGCCCTTCCTTTCTGCTGCTTGATGGGCAGTTTGACAGGGTTCGGCTGACGGCAAAGGATGCCAAGCCGGATAAGATATCATTTAGTGATATGCAGGCCGATCTCAGCGGGGTCAAGGTCGATATGGCAGAATTAGTTTCTTCACGTCGGGTTGTATTGCGTGAGGTAAAAGAAGCGAGTTTGACAGCTTCGGTTGCACAAGATGAGATGGCGAGATATTTGAACCAGACCGTCAAAGGCGTAAAGAACGCTAAAGTAACTGTTCAGGCTGGTAAGGTTCAGGTTGCTGGTACGTTTGGCATCGGGCAAATCGCGCAAATGACGGTGACTCTCGAAGGCCGTGTGGTGGCAGATGGCCAAAAAATCAAGATGGTAACTGAGAAAATCTTGCTGAATAACTCACAGGTTGGCAGTTTAGGCGGATCATTGTTGTCTGACATCCAGTTGGTTGACGTGAAATCGCTGCCGTTTGGGGTTACGGTCCGGGATATTGTAGCAGACCAAGGCAAGATTACGATATTTGCTGATAATAAGAAACTATAG
- the secA gene encoding preprotein translocase subunit SecA gives MLKFLKSIFGDDNEREIKRMMKYVQAINAFEPQFEKMSDTSLAAKTAEFRQRLEEGQTLDDLLPEAFAVVREASRRTLGMRHFDVQMLGGITLHGGNIAEMRTGEGKTLVATLAVYLNALTGKGVHVVTVNDYLARRDSEWMGKLYRFLGLSVGLIVHGLDFLDRRMAYAADITYGTNNEFGFDYLRDNMVIDADQMVQRPLNYAIVDEVDSILVDEARTPLIISGPGEKSTDLYFTLAKVVPRLKAVEDYTVDEKLHTVAPTESGIAKAEKILGVKNLYESENMELSHHFNQALRAHALMHRDKDYVVKDGEVIIVDEFTGRLMFGRRYSDGLHQAIEAKENVKVERESQTLASITFQNYFRMYKKLAGMTGTAKTEEEEFRKIYGLDVIVIPTNKPIVREDLPDVIYKTKRAKYRAAVREITERHATGQPVLVGTTSIAQSEELSDQLKKKGVPHNVLNAKFHEMEAQIVAQAGQKGQVTIATNMAGRGTDIVLGEGVPELGGLHIVGTERHESRRIDNQLRGRSGRQGDMGSTRFYLSLEDDLMRLFGSDNIASVMDKLGMEEDEPIEHSLITRSIESAQKKVEARNFDIRKQVLEYDDVMNQQREVIYSQRRQVLLGENLRESIFPMIEKIADRAMELYADEKVYPEEWDLAGLINYCEEYFAHEGELKVEELAKLSRVELREALSDAANRAYDGREALFGSDNMRELEKVVMLKVVDAKWMDHLDAMENLRQGIGLRAYGQKNPLIEYKIEAYDMFQQMIESIQEDVVRYMFRVNIISQPEDHLQQAHTSHGDEEAAAKEPVHADHIGRNDLCRCGSGKKFKKCCGK, from the coding sequence TTGCTGAAATTCCTTAAAAGTATATTTGGCGATGATAATGAACGTGAAATTAAGCGAATGATGAAATACGTCCAGGCGATCAATGCGTTTGAACCACAGTTTGAAAAGATGAGTGACACCTCGCTGGCAGCCAAGACAGCAGAATTCCGGCAGCGGCTGGAGGAAGGGCAGACGCTTGATGATTTATTACCAGAAGCGTTTGCCGTCGTGCGAGAAGCCTCTCGCCGGACGCTGGGCATGCGGCATTTTGACGTACAGATGCTGGGTGGCATCACGTTGCATGGCGGCAATATCGCCGAGATGCGGACTGGCGAAGGCAAGACCTTGGTTGCGACGTTGGCGGTTTATTTGAATGCCCTGACCGGCAAGGGCGTACATGTTGTCACTGTTAACGATTACCTGGCTCGCCGCGATAGTGAGTGGATGGGTAAGCTGTATCGTTTTCTGGGACTGTCAGTTGGTCTGATTGTGCATGGCCTCGATTTCTTAGATCGCAGGATGGCCTATGCCGCGGATATTACCTATGGCACGAACAATGAATTCGGCTTTGACTATTTGCGCGACAACATGGTGATCGATGCTGATCAAATGGTGCAACGTCCGCTGAACTATGCGATCGTTGACGAGGTTGACAGTATTCTGGTTGATGAAGCGCGGACGCCGCTGATTATCTCCGGTCCTGGCGAAAAATCGACTGATCTCTATTTCACCCTTGCTAAAGTGGTGCCTCGGTTAAAGGCTGTTGAAGATTACACTGTTGACGAAAAATTGCATACAGTTGCACCGACAGAAAGCGGTATCGCCAAAGCGGAAAAAATACTCGGCGTCAAGAACCTATATGAGAGTGAAAACATGGAACTGTCGCATCATTTCAACCAAGCACTGCGAGCGCACGCGTTGATGCACCGTGACAAAGACTATGTTGTTAAAGACGGCGAAGTCATTATTGTTGACGAATTTACCGGACGGCTGATGTTTGGACGGCGTTATTCTGATGGTTTGCACCAAGCGATTGAAGCAAAAGAAAACGTAAAGGTTGAGCGTGAGAGTCAGACTCTGGCATCAATTACATTCCAAAACTATTTCCGTATGTATAAGAAACTGGCGGGTATGACTGGCACGGCCAAAACCGAGGAAGAAGAATTCCGCAAGATTTATGGCCTAGATGTTATCGTCATCCCGACCAATAAGCCAATTGTGCGTGAAGATTTGCCTGATGTGATTTATAAGACCAAGCGGGCCAAATACCGGGCTGCTGTACGGGAGATCACTGAACGCCATGCGACAGGTCAGCCGGTGCTGGTAGGTACAACTTCGATCGCTCAGTCGGAAGAACTGAGTGACCAACTGAAGAAAAAAGGCGTGCCACATAATGTGTTAAATGCCAAATTCCATGAGATGGAAGCACAGATTGTTGCTCAGGCCGGTCAAAAAGGCCAAGTGACGATTGCCACCAACATGGCTGGTCGCGGTACCGATATCGTGCTTGGTGAAGGTGTTCCTGAATTAGGTGGTTTGCACATTGTCGGTACTGAGCGGCATGAGAGTCGCCGAATTGACAACCAGCTACGCGGTCGCTCGGGTCGTCAGGGTGATATGGGTTCTACGCGTTTTTACCTGTCGCTTGAGGATGACTTGATGCGTCTGTTTGGTTCTGACAATATTGCGTCAGTGATGGATAAATTGGGCATGGAAGAAGATGAGCCAATTGAGCACTCGCTGATAACCCGCTCGATTGAATCTGCCCAGAAAAAGGTTGAAGCGCGAAACTTTGATATCCGCAAACAAGTACTCGAATATGATGATGTGATGAACCAGCAGCGTGAGGTCATCTACTCGCAGCGCCGTCAGGTTCTGCTGGGTGAGAATTTGCGTGAATCGATATTCCCGATGATTGAGAAAATTGCTGATCGGGCCATGGAATTATATGCAGATGAAAAAGTCTATCCCGAAGAGTGGGATCTTGCCGGGCTGATAAATTATTGTGAAGAATACTTTGCTCATGAAGGTGAACTGAAGGTCGAAGAACTGGCCAAGCTGAGCCGGGTCGAATTGCGCGAGGCGTTGAGCGATGCTGCCAACCGCGCTTATGATGGGCGTGAGGCGTTGTTTGGGTCAGACAATATGCGTGAGCTTGAGAAAGTAGTCATGCTGAAGGTCGTCGATGCCAAGTGGATGGATCATTTAGATGCGATGGAAAATCTGCGCCAGGGTATTGGTCTGCGAGCGTATGGTCAAAAGAATCCACTCATTGAATACAAGATTGAAGCATATGATATGTTCCAACAGATGATTGAAAGCATTCAGGAAGATGTCGTCCGCTATATGTTCCGGGTGAATATTATCAGCCAGCCGGAGGATCATTTGCAGCAAGCTCACACCAGTCATGGCGACGAAGAAGCGGCTGCTAAAGAGCCTGTCCACGCTGATCATATCGGTAGGAATGATTTATGTCGGTGCGGGTCAGGGAAAAAATTTAAGAAGTGCTGCGGCAAATAG
- the hpf gene encoding ribosome hibernation-promoting factor, HPF/YfiA family: MAITVRGKNIEVTPALKDYVSKRIGKVTKYFDVLGEITAVLTVEKGRHIVEVTVPVNGILLRGEEATTDMYTSIDLVIEKLEKQIEKYRTRLSRRMREGSFRTELVPTSVTEEEIRVVKTKRFPVKPMDMEEAIMQMNLINHDFYVFINSESEDVNVVYRRKDGHYGLIEPEF; the protein is encoded by the coding sequence ATGGCAATCACAGTACGTGGAAAAAACATTGAGGTAACGCCGGCGCTGAAGGATTATGTGTCCAAGCGTATCGGCAAAGTAACAAAGTATTTTGATGTTCTGGGCGAAATTACTGCTGTCTTGACTGTGGAAAAAGGCCGCCATATCGTGGAAGTGACTGTGCCTGTAAACGGGATACTGCTCAGAGGCGAAGAAGCCACTACAGACATGTACACCTCGATTGATCTTGTCATAGAAAAACTCGAGAAACAGATTGAAAAATATCGGACACGGTTGTCGCGTCGCATGCGCGAAGGTTCGTTCCGGACTGAGCTTGTTCCCACTAGCGTAACTGAAGAAGAAATCCGAGTTGTGAAGACTAAGCGCTTCCCTGTCAAACCGATGGATATGGAAGAAGCGATCATGCAAATGAACTTGATTAACCACGATTTCTATGTGTTCATAAACTCCGAGTCAGAAGATGTGAATGTCGTGTATAGAAGGAAAGATGGACATTATGGCCTGATTGAGCCAGAGTTCTAA
- a CDS encoding YitT family protein has product MTGKLRDYAGITLGALITAVALNMFLVPNRIADGGVSGLATVLHYVSGWPVGVIMLSLNIPLLLCGIKVLGASFGIYTLYGAVVLSFAVDLLAPHIPVLTRDLLLSSIYGGVLTGLGMGLVFRAGGTTAGTDVAAAILHKWFGISLGQALLGVDVFVITLAGVVFRSAELPLYGLISLYITTKIIDLVQEGLSTSKAFLIMSDLNQEISQAIQKEIGRGVTFFHGRGGYSGDSRDILFCVVSTREVSRVKDIVSHVDRRAFVIVADAHEVLGEGFKELRY; this is encoded by the coding sequence GTGACTGGAAAGCTGCGTGACTATGCGGGCATAACACTGGGGGCGCTGATTACCGCCGTAGCCTTGAATATGTTTCTCGTTCCCAACAGGATCGCCGATGGCGGAGTTAGCGGACTGGCAACTGTTTTGCACTATGTTTCCGGTTGGCCAGTTGGGGTTATTATGCTATCTCTTAATATTCCGCTGTTACTGTGTGGAATAAAAGTTTTAGGTGCTTCGTTCGGCATTTATACTCTTTACGGCGCAGTTGTGCTTTCGTTTGCGGTCGATTTGTTGGCTCCCCATATACCGGTCTTGACCCGGGACTTATTATTAAGCTCAATTTACGGCGGTGTGCTTACTGGACTTGGCATGGGGCTTGTATTTCGTGCTGGCGGAACAACAGCCGGAACTGATGTGGCTGCCGCAATTCTTCATAAATGGTTCGGCATCAGTTTGGGGCAAGCTCTCCTGGGTGTCGACGTTTTTGTTATCACGTTAGCCGGAGTGGTTTTTCGCAGTGCCGAGCTACCCTTATATGGTTTGATCTCTCTGTATATTACCACTAAGATCATCGACTTGGTTCAGGAAGGCTTGAGCACGTCTAAGGCATTTCTGATTATGTCTGATTTAAACCAAGAAATTTCTCAGGCCATTCAAAAGGAAATTGGCCGGGGAGTCACCTTCTTTCACGGTAGGGGCGGTTATTCCGGTGACAGCCGGGATATTTTGTTCTGCGTCGTATCGACCCGCGAAGTCAGTCGGGTCAAAGACATTGTCTCTCACGTTGACCGCCGCGCGTTTGTGATTGTGGCAGATGCGCATGAGGTTCTAGGCGAAGGCTTCAAAGAACTCCGCTACTAG
- a CDS encoding site-2 protease family protein, with product MGWFRVIHVGRDVLRRAGLCLGGIITMLEIDSVLSTTASMLLSIAIYAVAFGWRFAIGFVILLLIHELGHVVASRIMGIRTSALLFIPFIGAVVRLATPPQTLKSEANIALGGPALGTLSALVCLAVYFWTDGILMLALSYTACLINLFNLIPCAPFDGGRIGAVISPYFWRMGSLVLLLVLLFTKNIIILLVFLCSLTKWGQANQDIEYYRLTIGQRLTVAWQYFGLLSVLGVCTLYLSQLMR from the coding sequence GTGGGGTGGTTTAGGGTGATCCACGTTGGGCGGGATGTGCTACGCCGGGCGGGGTTGTGTCTGGGCGGGATTATCACCATGCTGGAGATTGATAGCGTGCTGTCAACCACGGCTTCGATGCTGCTTTCGATTGCAATATATGCTGTAGCATTTGGTTGGCGCTTCGCGATTGGCTTTGTCATACTTTTGCTGATCCATGAGCTAGGTCATGTAGTAGCGTCACGGATAATGGGCATCCGCACTTCGGCTCTGTTATTTATCCCTTTTATCGGGGCAGTGGTGCGTTTGGCGACGCCACCGCAAACGTTAAAATCTGAGGCGAATATCGCGCTGGGTGGACCTGCCTTGGGGACTTTGAGCGCTTTAGTTTGCTTAGCGGTGTATTTTTGGACAGATGGTATTCTGATGTTGGCATTGTCTTATACTGCGTGCTTGATTAACCTGTTTAACCTAATTCCCTGTGCGCCATTTGACGGGGGCAGGATCGGTGCTGTCATTTCACCATATTTCTGGCGGATGGGCAGCTTGGTTCTGCTCCTTGTGCTACTATTTACTAAAAATATTATTATCCTATTAGTATTTTTGTGCTCGTTGACAAAGTGGGGGCAAGCGAATCAAGATATTGAGTATTACCGTCTGACGATTGGGCAGCGACTAACGGTGGCTTGGCAATATTTTGGCCTTTTGTCAGTGCTGGGTGTATGTACACTGTATTTATCGCAGTTGATGCGCTAG
- a CDS encoding DUF5693 family protein has translation MAYFRYNRILLFFIALGLIASLVIVWQRHKVETSNSTVELVMDYEDISELAQIEGTDRTGLFKQFREAGITTLAVYDVTLEKLHKSGQVSVIAGSDLLSQSRTGLIDDSLWRKWLAAGQIAPEFVYVAGANTAEFNEVRTDLLRRFAGRVTELGGGSLPVLAIKGNYEKLIKVDLGISSAEVKETAAQGFYVIPRPVNYTQVQSDDIRAFFSRIQGVNAVSAVIFSGKEALGYPQLTEQTLAGIKQQNLTIGLIEHPVQLQFYPQAGLLPLVPENNFKVARVYSIPKDEQPKLLLEAATNRWALSDQERNIRINLMRNYDKPDPGKTLIETNLQYVKATKKAIEAKGYSIGKAGVFAPYFPAPWLLALAAAGVIAAGTLFLTQIYPLSRQIQYGIFVVLSLIFVAPILAGGGTLVRQIAGLGAAVLFPVLAMTWQLDRWRHAPQEGECWIKRVLRDGVGGLVLAFLVSLMGGLYLAALLADVRFLLEMEIFRGVKLTFILPLMLVAIVYLTRFNLFEPQDDRDAGRIIRQVINLLNYPVSIKVLMLFGVGALGAWIFIGRSGHTAGVPVPTFEIKLRAFLEQVMYARPREKEFMIGHPAFLLAAMAAARQWPRLLHFLLVIAATIGQSTLVETFAHLRTPVLMSLIRGIDGLWLGALVGIVLIVAVHFLACLSSTLMRRAFHE, from the coding sequence ATGGCCTACTTTCGTTATAACCGTATCTTGCTGTTTTTTATTGCGCTGGGTTTAATTGCCTCTTTGGTCATTGTTTGGCAGAGGCACAAGGTGGAAACTTCGAATTCGACGGTTGAGTTGGTGATGGATTATGAGGATATTAGCGAACTGGCGCAAATTGAGGGTACCGATCGCACCGGGCTATTCAAACAGTTTCGCGAGGCTGGCATTACCACGCTGGCGGTGTATGATGTTACACTGGAAAAACTGCATAAGTCAGGTCAGGTTAGCGTAATTGCCGGCAGTGATTTACTGAGTCAAAGCCGGACAGGTCTGATAGATGATTCGCTGTGGCGGAAATGGCTGGCGGCGGGTCAAATTGCGCCTGAGTTCGTCTACGTAGCAGGCGCGAATACTGCTGAATTTAACGAAGTACGCACAGATTTACTGCGCCGTTTTGCCGGGCGTGTCACCGAATTGGGCGGCGGCAGTCTACCGGTGCTGGCGATTAAAGGTAATTATGAGAAGTTAATCAAGGTTGACCTAGGAATCTCGTCAGCTGAGGTGAAAGAGACTGCGGCGCAGGGCTTTTATGTCATCCCTCGACCGGTAAATTATACACAAGTGCAATCAGACGACATTCGGGCGTTCTTTTCCCGCATCCAGGGAGTGAACGCAGTGTCGGCGGTGATCTTTTCCGGGAAGGAAGCCTTAGGCTATCCGCAACTGACCGAACAGACTTTAGCGGGAATTAAACAACAGAATCTTACCATAGGACTGATCGAACATCCGGTACAACTGCAGTTCTATCCTCAGGCTGGGCTGTTGCCACTAGTGCCAGAGAACAACTTTAAAGTGGCTCGCGTTTACTCTATCCCCAAAGATGAACAGCCGAAGCTGCTGCTTGAAGCGGCTACTAATCGATGGGCGCTTAGTGACCAGGAGCGCAATATCCGGATCAACCTGATGCGAAACTATGATAAGCCGGATCCCGGGAAGACGCTGATTGAAACAAATCTGCAATATGTGAAAGCAACTAAAAAGGCCATCGAAGCCAAAGGCTACTCCATTGGCAAGGCTGGGGTGTTTGCTCCGTATTTCCCAGCTCCTTGGCTTTTAGCACTGGCTGCGGCGGGAGTTATTGCCGCCGGGACATTGTTCTTGACGCAGATTTATCCGTTATCCAGACAGATACAATATGGGATTTTTGTAGTGTTGTCTCTTATTTTCGTTGCGCCGATTCTAGCGGGTGGCGGCACGCTGGTGCGCCAGATCGCCGGCTTGGGCGCCGCAGTGTTATTTCCTGTGCTGGCGATGACCTGGCAGTTGGATCGTTGGCGGCATGCACCGCAGGAGGGTGAATGCTGGATTAAGCGCGTCCTACGAGATGGCGTCGGTGGACTGGTGCTGGCCTTTTTGGTTTCCTTAATGGGCGGACTTTACTTGGCTGCACTGTTGGCAGATGTGCGTTTTTTGCTTGAAATGGAGATTTTTCGCGGTGTTAAGCTAACCTTCATCTTGCCGCTAATGCTGGTGGCGATTGTGTATTTGACCCGCTTTAATTTATTTGAGCCGCAAGATGATCGGGATGCGGGCCGGATTATCCGTCAAGTCATTAATTTGCTGAATTATCCTGTGTCAATTAAGGTGCTAATGCTTTTTGGCGTAGGCGCGCTTGGCGCATGGATATTTATCGGCCGTTCCGGTCATACGGCCGGTGTTCCCGTCCCTACGTTCGAGATCAAACTGCGAGCGTTTCTGGAACAGGTAATGTATGCTAGGCCGAGGGAAAAAGAGTTTATGATTGGTCATCCTGCCTTTTTGCTGGCGGCGATGGCAGCGGCGCGTCAATGGCCGAGATTGTTGCACTTTTTATTGGTGATCGCGGCAACAATTGGCCAGTCGACCTTGGTCGAGACGTTCGCCCATCTGCGAACCCCAGTTCTGATGTCGTTAATCCGCGGCATTGACGGTCTGTGGCTGGGAGCTTTAGTTGGCATCGTGTTGATAGTGGCAGTGCATTTCCTGGCTTGTTTGTCGAGCACCCTCATGAGGAGGGCCTTCCATGAGTAA